In Spinacia oleracea cultivar Varoflay chromosome 5, BTI_SOV_V1, whole genome shotgun sequence, a single window of DNA contains:
- the LOC110789448 gene encoding protein KINESIN LIGHT CHAIN-RELATED 3 — protein MPGVVVEGINEDGLEVNVTPNKETSVQNMRSPKSTLSPQSPRSVEEEEGDLDGAVDTSIEQLYDNVCDMQSSDQSPSRRSFMTEDDNESRIDSELRHLVGGGMREVEIMEEEVAEEEIHGESDKGEDDSGGEISGLVEKTRSSSTKSASSGSRNSKKASSLQVEPDECTKSSSEKKIEKQNGKTVKKKSIAPKKQRNFPLAGSDSALDNPDLGPFLLKQARDLISSGDNLHKALDFATRASKSFEICADGKPSLELVMSLHVVAAVNCSLGQYNEAIPVLQRSIELPSIEDGENHALAKFAGNMQLGDTYAMLGQLENSISCYTNGLEIQKQVLGQNDPRVGETCRYLAEAHVQAMEFDEADKLCQMALDIHRECGSPASLEEAADRRLMGLICETKGDHEKALEHLVLASMAMVANGQEKEVASVDCSIGDTYLSLSRYDEAIFAYEKALTSFKATKGENHPAIASVFVRLADLYNKTGKLRESKSYCENALRIYSKPIPGIPQEEIASGFTDVSAIYESMNDLDQAIKLLQKALKIYGDAPGQQNTVAGIEAQMGVMYYMLGKYSESYNSFKSAVTKLRASGEKKSAFFGIALNQMGLTCVQRYAINEAAELFEEARSVLEQECGPYHPDTLGVYSNLAGTYDAIGRLDEAIEILEYVVGMREEKLGTANPDVDDEKRRLAELLKEAGKVRNRKARSLETLLDSNPQQRNDNGIKV, from the exons ATGCCTGGAGTTGTTGTGGAGGGAATAAATGAAGATGGGTTAGAAGTAAATGTGACACCCAATAAGGAAACTTCTGTTCAGAATATGAGGTCTCCAAAGAGTACATTGAGTCCACAAAGTCCTAGGAGTGTTGAAGAGGAAGAAGGTGATTTGGATGGGGCTGTTGACACCTCAATTGAGCAACTCTATGATAATGTATGTGATATGCAGAGTTCAGATCAGTCGCCTTCGAGGCGGAGTTTTATGACTGAGGATGATAACGAGTCTCGAATTGATTCTGAGTTGAGGCATCTTGTCGGTGGAGGAATGAGGGAAGTGGAGATCATGGAAGAGGAAGTTGCAGAGGAGGAAATTCATGGTGAGTCGGATAAAGGAGAAGATGATTCTGGTGGTGAGATTTCGGGTTTGGTGGAAAAGACTCGATCTTCGAGTACAAAGTCTGCATCTTCAGGATCAAGGAATTCCAAGAAGGCTTCTAGTTTGCAGGTGGAACCTGATGAATGCACAAAATCAAGTTCTGAGAAGAAGATTGAGAAACAGAATGGTAAAACGGTGAAGAAAAAGTCGATTGCTCCTAAAAAACAGAGGAATTTCCCACTTGCAGGATCCGATTCTGCCTTGGATAACCCAGATCTTGGACCCTTTTTACTAAAGCAAGCTAGGGATTTGATTTCCTCAGGGGATAATCTCCATAAGGCTCTTGATTTCGCAACTCGAGCCTCAAAATCATTTGAAATATGTGCTGATGGGAAACCCAGTTTAGAACTGGTCATGTCTTTACATGTTGTAGCAGCAGTAAACTGTAGCCTTGGACAGTACAATGAGGCAATTCCAGTTCTTCAGCGTTCCATTGAGTTACCCTCTATTGAGGATGGCGAAAATCATGCACTTGCTAAATTTGCAGGGAATATGCAACTTGGTGATACTTATGCAATGCTTGGACAACTCGAGAACTCAATATCATGCTATACAAACGGTCTAGAAATACAGAAACAAGTGTTAGGTCAAAACGATCCTCGAGTTGGTGAAACATGTAGGTATTTGGCTGAAGCCCATGTTCAAGCAATGGAATTTGATGAGGCTGATAAGCTTTGTCAAATGGCACTTGATATTCATAGAGAGTGCGGTTCACCAGCTTCCCTTGAAGAAGCAGCAGATAGGAGGCTAATGGGTCTGATCTGTGAAACAAAGGGTGATCATGAAAAAGCTTTGGAGCACTTAGTGTTAGCTAGTATGGCAATGGTAGCTAATGGTCAAGAAAAAGAGGTGGCCTCTGTTGATTGCAGCATTGGAGATACATACTTGTCTCTTTCTCGATATGATGAAGCCATTTTTGCCTATGAGAAAGCCTTAACAAGTTTCAAGGCAACTAAAGGAGAGAATCATCCAGCTATTGCTTCAGTATTTGTTCGACTTGCAGATTTGTATAATAAGACCGGTAAACTTAGAGAATCCAAGTCATACTGTGAAAACGCTCTTCGTATCTATAGCAAGCCTATACCCGGAATCCCTCAAGAGGAAATTGCAAGTGGGTTCACCGACGTTTCTGCCATTTATGAATCCATGAATGATCTTGATCAGGCAATTAAGCTGCTACAAAAGGCTCTAAAAATTTACGGTGATGCCCCTGGACAACAAAACACGGTTGCAGGAATTGAAGCACAGATGGGAGTCATGTACTACATGCTTGGGAAATATTCAGAATCTTACAATTCTTTCAAGAGCGCTGTTACTAAACTCCGTGCCAGTGGAGAGAAGAAGTCTGCCTTCTTTGGAATAGCTCTTAATCAAATGGGGCTCACTTGTGTTCAACGTTATGCTATCAACGAGGCAGCAGAATTATTCGAAGAAGCCCGGAGTGTTCTGGAGCAAGAATGTGGTCCATATCACCCTGATACTCTTGGTGTATATAGTAATCTTGCTGGAACTTATGATGCAATTGGCAG GTTGGATGAGGCCATAGAAATATTAGAATATGTGGTTGGAATGAGAGAGGAGAAGTTGGGAACAGCAAATCCTGATGTGGATGACGAAAAAAGAAGGTTGGCCGAGCTGCTAAAAGAAGCTGGCAAAGTTCGCAACAGAAAAGCTAGATCTCTGGAAACTCTTCTTGATTCAAACCCTCAACAAAGAAATGATAATGGTATTAAGGTATGA